CCATCGGCCAACCCCGTGCGAACAGCTCCACGCACTGCCTTCATGGATCTGCACTTCGTATTCAGGCGGATGTTGCTCAAGAAATTCGCCGTAGTTCGTCAACTGGGCGGCGCCGCTGTTCTCGATGTGCTGCATGGCGTAGGCAAGCGCCATTTCACCGTGCTTATGATGATGCCCATACGATTCGCCATCGGTGGCGATGTGCACGAGCTGATCCCAATCCCGTCCTTCACTGAATGCGCCGAGCAGGCGGTTCGCAAATTTCTCGCCACTGACAAGAAGCTTCTCGAACGCGACCGCCTGGGAGACGGGGGCATCGTAAAAGAACACGTTGATGGATCGGCCTGACGGAAGATTGACGCGGTAGGCGCGGCTGGGATCGATGCGTGCGCCATTGACGTCCTCCCAATCCGCCGCCCCGATCTTGCGCATGCGACTGGCTTGGAACGGGGACATAAGCGTAAAGAGGATTCCCGCCTCGGCCAGCACTTCGAGGCTGGGGGTGTCGGCTGCGGTTTCGGAGAGCCACATGCCTTCGGGTTTTCGGCCGAAACGATGCTCGAAATCGCGGATTCCCCAGATCACCTGGGTGAGTTTGTCGCGGTCGTTGGCGAGCGGCATGATCATGTGATTGTAAACCTGGGCCATGGCGGAACCGTGTCCCGAGAACTGCTCGCGGCTGAGTTTGTCAGCAGCAACGATCGCTGCATGCGTTTCCGGCATCTTGTCCTGCGCCCATGCGAGGAGCGTGGGTCCGATGTTGAAGCTGATTTTAGAGTAATTGCTGATGATATTCTCGATCTTGCCATTGCCATCGAGGATGCGGGCGGCCCCATTGGGTGCGTAGCATTCGACCGCAATGCGTTCGTTCCAATCGTGCCACGGCGCCGCGGAGTCCTGCAGTTCGACCGTCTCCAGCCACGGATTTTCCCGCGGCGGCTGGTAGAAATGGCCATGAATGCAGATAAATTTTTTCATGCCACCAGTGTGTGGCTTTGGCTGTCACCAACAATAGGGGGATTACCCGCGAAGCGGGCGTCGCGCTTCCCCAACCGGGGGTCTGATGATCGGAATCGGAGGCCTGAATTTTCGCCAACCCCAGGCCTGTGCTCAGCGCCACTCGTGCTTGGGATAGCGGCGCTGCAGTTCTGATTTGAGCCGCGGATATTGTTCGCGCCAGAAATTGCCAAGATCCTGTGTGACCTGCACGGGTTTCATTCCCGGAGTAAGAATGTGAACCACCACAGGCACGCGGCCGAGCGCGATCTTCGGGGTTTGCGCTACATCGTAAAGCTCCTGGATGCGCAAGGCGATATGAGGAGGATTGCCTTTTTCGTAAACCACTTTAGGAGTGCGGCCGTTTGTCAGGGGCAGGCGTTCGGGAGCGTGTTTGTTGAGCAACTCGTGCTGCGCGGGCGAAAGCCACGACTTCACCACCGTTTTCACCTCGCGATCCTTGATGTCCTTGTAACCGATTGCTCCGTGGCAAATCTGCTCGATCAGGTGTGTTCGATCTTCATCCGCAATTGGCGGAAGACCCATTTCGGGGCACCACTGGCTGAGGAGATTCAATCGCAGGATCCATTGCTCAACCGTGTGATCCCATTCCTTCAGCGTGAGCCGTTCGGCGAGAACTTCTTCGGCAAGCAACCGCGCGGCGGCCTCGGCGGGCGGCGGTTCAATCCGCCGGGCCGACAACGCAAGGCCGCGGAAGCGAGAGAGTTCTGCGGCCACCACGCGTTTTTGTGTCGTATCAAACGCAACGCGCAGTTCGCTCGCGATATCGTCGGGAAACAGTTCAGGCAACCATTCAGCTTGGATGGCGGTGGCCAGCGACAGGATCGTGTTCAACTCCTTGTCCTTCCCTTCAACTTCGCGCACCTCGGCCGCCACGAGCAACTGGCTGTGCTGCACCACGCTTTCACGCGCAAGCACGCCGCGGCGGCCATGGACCAACTCGCAGCGAAGCGTGCCTTGATCGAGTCGATGCGCCACGCGGTCGGAGAAGCCGATCAATACACATTTCTGCAATGCCTCGTCCTTGACTTCACGCGGCTCAACATCGAGCCCTTCACGTTCGGCGATTCGCAGGAAATGATCGAGCAAGGGGCCGACCTGGCGAGCAGTGACCGCGTGGATCCCCAGCTTGCGGCAGGCGTCCACGCGGTATTGATTTTTCGACGCATAGGTCCAGGCGCGCATGAGGATCCAAAAGTCAGACGAAGCCTTTTCTCCCAGCAGATCCTCTCGCAACTGGTGCGTGGCCTTGTCGACTCCGCGCAGCAACAAGTCGCGTCCTTGCGTCAGGGCGGCGATGACAGCGGCCTGATAGACGCAGCCGTATTCCTGGGCGGCCATCAGCATGCGGGCGTAGCGCGGATGCACGGGGAAAGCCAGCATCTTGCGGCCGATCGGCGTGATTTCGAGAGAATCACAATCGCCCGCGCCTCCGCTGGCGGGTGTCATCTTGAGCGCTCCCAGATCCGTCAGTAATTCTTCAGCATGCGCGAGGCTTTGTTCTGACGGCGGTTCGAGCCAGCGGAATTGCCGAAGGTTCGAAATGCCAGCCGCTTTCAACGTCAGCACGACTTCGGCAAGATCGAGACGCTTGATTTCAGGAACTTCCTGCGGCGCGCGATGTTCATGTTCCTGGCGTGACCAAAGCCGCATGCACACGCCCGGCGCCGTGCGCCCGGCGCGGCCCGCACGCTGGTCGGCTGCGGATTGGCTGATCTTCTCGACGAGCAGCGTGTTGATGCCGCGATACGCGTCGTAACGCGGAATCCTCGCGAGTCCACAATCAATAACCAGGCGCACGCCTTCGATCGTCAGCGATGTTTCCGCTACGTTCGTTGAAACCACAACCTTGCGCTGGCCGTAACGCGCCACGGCGGCGTCCTGCTCCCGCGGCGGCAATTCACCGTGCAGTGGCAGCAGAATGAAATCGCGTGCTTCGTCGGTGTGCCGGATTGCTTCCAGCGTTTGAAAAATTTCAAATCCGCCGGGCATGAACACCAGCACATCGCCTGGTTCCCCGGAACGCACATAACGGCTGAACGCGTCCGCGGCCTGATCCCAGATCGGGCGTTTGTCCGTGTAGGCAGGCTCCGACTCGTAACGTATTTCAACCGGGAAGGTTCGGCCGGCGGAGGTCAACACGGAACAGGGATGCCGGCCGCCGCTTTTCGATTTTGAAAAGTAATCTGCAAGGAGGTCCGCATCGAGCGTGGCGGACATCACCGCCAGCTTCAGGTCAGGCCTTGCGGATTCCTGAACGTCGAGAGCCCGCGCCAGCGTGATGTCTCCATAGAGATGCCGCTCGTGAAATTCGTCGAACAACAGCGCCGCAACGCCCTTCAGGTTGGGGTCATCGATCATCTGCCTAAGCAGAACGCCTTCGGTGACGAAGCGAATGCGGGTTTCCGCTGAAGTCACATTCTCGAATCGGATTTGGTATCCGACCTCGCGTCCGAGCTTCACTCCCAATTCTTCGGCAACGCGGGTCGCGAGCAGGCGGGCGGCAAGACGGCGGGGTTGCAGGATTACGACCTGGCCGTTTTCGAGCAATCCCGATTGCAGGAGCATCTGCGGGACCTGCGTGGTTTTGCCCGAACCCGTCGGTGCGGAAAGGATTAGCCGGTTGCCGGAACGCAAGGCGCCGGCAATGGATTCATGGATTTCCCAAATGGGAAGGGAGGTCGCTGGCACGGAGAAAAGCGCGGCGTGGCTTCAGGCCCTGGGCGCACGGGCACACCTGGAATCAAACGTGACGCAGCACAATCGCGACGAGCGTGACGATCAGCATCATTCCCGCAGGCATGAACTTGCGGGTCTTCGCCAATCGAATTCCGAACACCACAAACAGGATGGCCATGAGCACATCGGCGAGGCCGCGAGCTGTGCTGGGAGTGAGGAAATTGGGAATCGCAGTCAGCATCAGCAGGGCCGCAAAGGCAATCGACATGATCAGCGACACCTGGCTTTTCCCTTTGAAAAAGCCGATCAGTCCGCCAATCACGAGCAGCACGATATAAATCCAGAGAACTTTCGTGGCGAAATCTTGCATCCGCGAAGAGTGCCTCAACCCGGCGCGACGTCCAAGCCCAGAATCTCGCCCCCTTCGCATTCGACAGTGATCTCAAACGGGCGGCAGCAAACTTCGCAATCGCTCGTGAATCGCTGCGAGCCCTGGCGCGTGTCGATCATGACAGTCGACTCCTGCCCGCAAAAAGGGCATTGGATGGATTCGGGAATTTCCATGCGCCACCACTACTGCGTTGGAGTTGCCCGCACAAGCGCAGGAAAAGGATTGAGTCACGGGATGTTTGTTTCCAAATTCACCCGCTATCTCGAATCAACCTATGGCAACGCTCGAAATCAAACCGGCCGGCTCGTGCAAATATGATCTGCTTGCGCTTGGAGAAATCATGCTGCGCCTGGATCCTGGAGAAGGACGCATCCGGACGGCACGGCAATTCACGGTGTGGGAAGGCGGTGGCGAATACAACGTGGCGCGCGGGTTGCGCAGATGTTTTGGATTGAATACGGCCGTGGCGACGGCATTTGCCGATAACGACGTGGGCCGCCTGCTTGAGGATTTTGTCCTGCAGGGGGGCGTTGCCACCGAATTTGTAAAGTGGACGCCTTTCGACGGCGTTGGGCGCGTCACACGCAATGGGCTGAACTTCACGGAAAGAGGATTCGGAGTGCGCGGTGCTGTGGGCATTCCTGATCGCGGGAATACGGCGGCCAGCCAGTTGAAGCCTGGTGATTTTGATTGGGATTATATTTTTGGCAAGGCAGGTGTGCGCTGGCTTCACACAGGCGGCATCTTCGCTGCCTTGAGCGACACAACGCCGAAACTGGTCATCGAAGCGGTGCAGGCGGCGAAACGTCATGGCACGATCGTGAGTTACGATCTCAATTATCGCCCGTCGTTGTGGAAAAGCATTGGGGGACAGAAGCGGGCGCAGGAGGTGAACCGCGAGATTGCACGGCATGTGGACGTCATGATTGGCAACGAGGAGGACTTCACCGCGTGCCTTGGTTTCGAGGTTGAAGGTGTTGATGAGAACATCAGCTCAATTGATGTGAAGGCGTTTGAAAAAATGATTGAAAAGGCGGTCAAGACATTCCCGAATTTTCGCGTCACGGCGACGACCCTGCGCGCGGTGCGATCGGCCACCCGCAATGATTGGAGTGCCATTTGTTGGGCGGACGGGAAGTTCTTCCAGGCGCCGAACCGGCCCGACATGGAGATTCTCGATCGCGTCGGGGGTGGGGACAGCTTCGCCAGCGGGCTGATCTATGGCTTCATGAAATTCAACGATCCGCAACAGGCTGTGGAATACGGCGCCGCGCATGGCGCCCTGGCAATGACCACGCCGGGAGACACTTCAATGGCTTCGCTGAAAGAGGTCGAGGCGCTGGTGAAGGGCGGGAGCGCACGCGTTCAGCGTTGACGCTGCGGGCGGCTGCGGACGAGAAGGATCCAATCGGCTGCTGTCGGTGCTGGCACTTTGATCGTTGCGGAACCCAGCACCGCAACGGCTTCGCGCGTCTCGCCAGTTCGCGGATTCAACCAGCGCAATCCAGGCATGTCGGGAATGGTTTCACTCGGAAGCTCGAGCACATCCTGGTCAGCGCAATAGTAAGCGCGAAACGTTTTGTTGGAATCCATTGCTAACGCAACGGAGGATGCGTCGGGGGATGCGATGCGCACTTCATGTTCTTCTTCCATCGAATCAAACAGCTCAGCTGCAATGCGCATCTGTTTCGCTCCCGGCAGGAACAGCGATCGCTGCCACAGAGGCAATTCGTCTTTGTTGACTGCGGTTGTATCCCAAATCGCGACGCCCTGGGCCTGGTAGGCAAAACCTCCGGCGGATCCCAGGAGCAAGGCGGGCCAAAGCTCCCGCCTGACGGCATCGGCCGTGACACGATGTTTCGAAGCCGAGAGGGCGTTTTCGTGCGCTGTCAATTCAACCAACACGGGGAGTCGAAGCTGTGCCCGAATCAATGGGTTCGTCAGGTTCCGGTTCGTACCCCTGACCAGCAATCCATCCACCCACGGCTCAGCATTCAATGCGAGCCGCTCGCGCGCGAGGATGGCGGTCACGTCTGGATGAGAAGCCAATTCCGCGCGCAGCAGGGTGTTCGAACCCGTGACGCGGAATTGATCGAAAATCCAGGCCACATCCCACGCATGCCAGCGGGCATTCGCGTAACGGAAGAGTGCCGCCGCCTCGGAGTCGCTCACGGAACGCGGCAACTCCAGGCGAATAGCGCACAGCAAGTCGCGGCTGTTCAGCAACGAAATCGCACGGTCAAGCCGCTGGAAATAGGAAATTGCCGGCTGCGCGCCGGCATGAGCGGAACGACTGCCAGGTTCCCTCGCAGGAATGGACAGGTGCACAGCGCTGAACTGCTGGTGCCAGCGCGTTTGCGCGTAAAACGCAAGGTCGTCGTGGGACGCGTGGATCGCCTGGATGCGAAGCGTGTCGGCTATCCAAAAAAATGGTGAGCCATCGCGATGTTGGAATTTTCCTGTTCGCGGTTCACCCACCACGGGACCATGCCGCGAAAAGCGGGTTTCGGCCGAAGGGGCAATGCATACGAATTGCCCGCTGATCCGCAAGCCGCTGTTGGCCGGATCAGAGGAGCGCGTCACGTACTTCCAGTTTCCCGCCTGATCAGGCTTGAAACGGAGGCGCCAGGTTCTGCCGCCATCCCAGAACCCGTCAATCAGGCTGGTTTCGCCTGAGGGAGATGTGAATTCCGCCTGGAGGGAACAATCGGCCGATGGGGAATCATAGGTCGTGCTGCTGCGCAGGGTCTGTTCAAACACGCCCCACTTCGGAATGATCTGGACACCTGCGCCCTGAGCTTCCACGACCGCCCAGACCCACAGTGGAAGGAGCAGCGAGCGGGCAATCGTTCTGACGACTTGCAACAGAGGCGATTGCGGGTGGCTCATGGGATGGCGAGGTAAACGGATTACTTGAACGGAGTCAAATCACCTCCCGCAAAATTCATGGCAATCCGGTATTCACCCACTGGCTGACTTCCCCAGGCGCCGTCATCTTTTCAGACCGGACTGGGATTGGGCGGTGGATCTGCCAAGGGTTTGCCCGGGCTGTGTTCAGGGGAAAAGCCGGGGTTTAATTCTAGGGACTCCCGGATTCCGATGAGCACGGACTTTTGATCTGATGTGCTTTGCTTATGAGAAACCTCATCCTGGCGTTGATACTTGGCCTCCCGCTCGGAGTATTCGGAACGGAACGTCTTGCCGCGTTGTCGATGCTGGAGACCGGCAATAATGACCGGGCGATTGGAAGAGCAGGGGAGGTCAGCCGTTACCAGGTGCTGCGCCGCGAATGGCGGAGTGTCACGAATTCGGTGGCCTATACCGATTCCGAGACAGCCCGGCATGTCGTCCTGGCCATCATGCAGAAACGCGTCAAGGCATTCCAAGCCGCATACGGCCGTCTCCCAAACGATTTTGAGTATTACGGCTTGTGGAACGCGCCCTCGCAGGTGCTCAGGGGCCGTGTCAGCCGCGTGGTGGCCGAGCGCTGCCGCCGCTTTGCCAACCTCTGCGAACGCGAACAGCAACTCGCACAAGCTTCCACGCGCAAAGTTTTCTAACCGCCCTCAGATGGCAAGCGCCCTGCTTGCCTAAGTCCTCGCCACTCATCCGACGCGACTGCTCCGCGCAGGAGTGCGCTGAAGCCAATGAACCTGCCGATACCGGAAACGTTCAACAGCCTGTGGGCGAATCTGCCCAACCGGGTTCGTATTGCTGAAACCACAGTGCGCGCCTGGTTCGGCCGGGAAATCGCCGACGCACGCTTCTACTACACCCGATTCCGAGCCGAGAACGGCGATGCCTTGAATCAATTTCGATTTGGCATGCTCTTCGAAACCGGGCATCGCGTTTCGCAATCGGATTACGAAGCCCACAAGTGGTTTCTTCGCGCGGCCTTCCAAGGGTTGGTGGACGCGCAGGCGAAGGTTTCGGAATATCATCTTCTTGGCCGGGGAGTTCCACGGAATAACGAGGAAGCGTTTCGCTGGTGCCGCAAGGCGGCCGAAGCCGGACACGCTCCCTCGCAAGCGCAACTGGCACGGATGTACGCCCACGGAATCGGAGTAGAACGAAATCCGAAGGAAGCCAAAAAATGGGTCGGCAAGGCTGCCACGCAAAGCATCCAGATTCCAAAAGCGCTCCAGGTGGAATTAACCGCCTGCTGAGATCGCCAACCGCCTCCTGTTCATCACCTGCCGGAACTTTGCTGTTTGTAGATCCCTCATGCTGGTGTAGAGTGTCTTCGATTTATCCAAGCTTTTCGGGGCTCTGACGGTCCTCTGGGTTCGGCTGAATTCAAAGCCATGACCTACGCTCGAAAAATGAATCCTGTCCAGGAACAACGCCAGCGCGACCGCGAACGCCTCCTGCAGTCTCCCACCCTTGCAACCCAATATCCGAACCTCAAATCATTGAGCGTCGTCCTCGGCTATTTTGATGAAATGCGCATGTCCCACGCGGGACAGTTGCGGTATCGGGCCAACGTTGAGCACGCGAAGGTCATCCTGGAATTCAGTTGTCCCAGCACCACATGCCTCGGCGGAGGGTTCGATTTGAGCGAGGTTCTCCTCAACGCGGTGACATCCACCCGCAAGAGCGCGCAAGGCCAGTTACGCTGTGCAGGAATGCGGAATGTCGCGTCCAATGGCCAGTCGAACTGCCAGCATATGCTGAACTACAAGTTGAGCCTGGGTTACGCGAAATAAGAGCGGCGCCCGCTCTTGCAATCCATTCTATGTCTGGAACATATCGCATGCGGGATCTTTTGGAACTCCTGCTGCGCGAAAACGCGTGTGAGCTGCAGCTGAAATCCGGAACGTCGCCCTTCCTCAGCAGCGATTCCGCCCACCTGCCAATCGACGTCCCCGCACTGAGCGTCGGAGACGTTCATGAGCTGCTCCAAAGCGTGGCAAGTGCTGAGCAGCTCGCGGAGCTTGGCCGCTGCGGAGATTTGCGTTTCGTTTACCCGCTCCAGCACGGGATCCGGTTCTCGATCACGGCGACTCTCGACAGCGAGACTTCATGCATCACCGTTCGAAATCTTCAACGTTAGGACGGCCATTGCGGCCGCTCGCTTCGGGAGAAGATTCCTTCCCTTAAAAACTTCTGCATCCAAACAGCAGGGGACGGCGGATATAGTCGTGAAAACCGACGCATACCCTGAGTGGAACGCATCCGACATCAAGAGCCCGGCATTTCGGAAAACCGATCCGCGGCGGCGTCGTCAGAGGCTGAATGGAGCGAGGACGCACGGCTCCTGACGCAGGTCGCAAACGGAAAGGAGAATGCCCTGGCTGAGTTGTATCGGCGCCGCAGCAAACTCATTTATTCGTTGCTGGCGCGGATGCTGGACAATGAGATCGATGCGCAGGAAACGCTGCAGGATGCGTTCGTGCTGATTTGGAAACGGGCGCACCGCTACGATGGAGGCCGTTCATCGCCCCTTTCCTGGATGGTCATGCTTGCACACGGACTGGCTCGCGACCGGTTGCGTGCCGCTTCACGGCGGAACCGCAATCGCGCCGTTTTTGAACGCGAGATTGTTGCCTTGGAGATCGAGATCAACACGCCGCGGCCCGCTGAGCGGGATGAGCTGGCCCGGGCTTGTGCCGCTGCCCTGAATCACTTGCCGGAGGAACAGGGGCGTGCATTGCAGCTCGCGTTTTATCGCGGGTGGACCCATGAAGAAATCGCGGGCGCTCTCAACGAACCGCTCGGAACTGTGAAAGCGCGGATCCGCCGCGCTTTGCTGGCGCTGCGCAAAAAGCTCAAGGAATATGAATCCTGAATCTTCGGAAGACGAAGCATTGCTATACGTGCTGGGCGAACTCACACCCGGTCAGCGCCAGGAGTTTGAAGCCCGATTGGCGGAGTCCTCTGAGCTCCGTTCGCTGCTGCATGATCTCGAGGAAGGAACGGTCGCCGCTGCAATGGCTGCACCGCCGAAGCTGCCGCCGTCGGCGGCCTGGAAAGGGATTGAGAAATCTATTGCACAGCAACCTTGCGAACACGCCCGGCCGGCACGCTGGATTCAATTTTTGAAGAGCGGGTGGGCGGCCGCGGGCGCGTGTCTGCTGGGATGGATTCTTTATGCATGGTGGGTCGATGCTCCCGCCCGGCAATTAGGTTTGCCGCAGTCCACCAAGGAAACTCCGCTCGTTTCCAATTCATCGTTTCCTTCCAATGATCATGAACTCCCGGCGCCGGCGGTGCCCGCCAATGAAGCCGCTCATTCTTCGTACGAGCCTCAATCGCACGCCGCGGATGCGCTTCAGTGGCAGGTGAGAGCCCTCGAGAATCGTGTCGCGTATTTGTCCGAAGCGCTTGCCCGGCATCAGTCAGCGCTCAGCGAAACAAATCGCATCCGGTTTGTGCGCGCCTCCGGCACGTCCGCGAATGGCCAGGGCGCGGCAATCGCAAACCTTTCACCCGGATTGCAGCGTGCGTTGATGCTGGCAGTTGCCCGCCAGCTTGGCTGGAATTCCGGCGCCGATCTTTTTGAATCAAACCTTCCCCTTTCTGAAAAGTATCCCGGTGTTGATTTTGTCGATTTCGATCGAG
This window of the Verrucomicrobiia bacterium genome carries:
- the hrpB gene encoding ATP-dependent helicase HrpB; the protein is MPATSLPIWEIHESIAGALRSGNRLILSAPTGSGKTTQVPQMLLQSGLLENGQVVILQPRRLAARLLATRVAEELGVKLGREVGYQIRFENVTSAETRIRFVTEGVLLRQMIDDPNLKGVAALLFDEFHERHLYGDITLARALDVQESARPDLKLAVMSATLDADLLADYFSKSKSGGRHPCSVLTSAGRTFPVEIRYESEPAYTDKRPIWDQAADAFSRYVRSGEPGDVLVFMPGGFEIFQTLEAIRHTDEARDFILLPLHGELPPREQDAAVARYGQRKVVVSTNVAETSLTIEGVRLVIDCGLARIPRYDAYRGINTLLVEKISQSAADQRAGRAGRTAPGVCMRLWSRQEHEHRAPQEVPEIKRLDLAEVVLTLKAAGISNLRQFRWLEPPSEQSLAHAEELLTDLGALKMTPASGGAGDCDSLEITPIGRKMLAFPVHPRYARMLMAAQEYGCVYQAAVIAALTQGRDLLLRGVDKATHQLREDLLGEKASSDFWILMRAWTYASKNQYRVDACRKLGIHAVTARQVGPLLDHFLRIAEREGLDVEPREVKDEALQKCVLIGFSDRVAHRLDQGTLRCELVHGRRGVLARESVVQHSQLLVAAEVREVEGKDKELNTILSLATAIQAEWLPELFPDDIASELRVAFDTTQKRVVAAELSRFRGLALSARRIEPPPAEAAARLLAEEVLAERLTLKEWDHTVEQWILRLNLLSQWCPEMGLPPIADEDRTHLIEQICHGAIGYKDIKDREVKTVVKSWLSPAQHELLNKHAPERLPLTNGRTPKVVYEKGNPPHIALRIQELYDVAQTPKIALGRVPVVVHILTPGMKPVQVTQDLGNFWREQYPRLKSELQRRYPKHEWR
- a CDS encoding TMEM14 family protein codes for the protein MQDFATKVLWIYIVLLVIGGLIGFFKGKSQVSLIMSIAFAALLMLTAIPNFLTPSTARGLADVLMAILFVVFGIRLAKTRKFMPAGMMLIVTLVAIVLRHV
- a CDS encoding CPXCG motif-containing cysteine-rich protein, with translation MEIPESIQCPFCGQESTVMIDTRQGSQRFTSDCEVCCRPFEITVECEGGEILGLDVAPG
- a CDS encoding sugar kinase, with the translated sequence MATLEIKPAGSCKYDLLALGEIMLRLDPGEGRIRTARQFTVWEGGGEYNVARGLRRCFGLNTAVATAFADNDVGRLLEDFVLQGGVATEFVKWTPFDGVGRVTRNGLNFTERGFGVRGAVGIPDRGNTAASQLKPGDFDWDYIFGKAGVRWLHTGGIFAALSDTTPKLVIEAVQAAKRHGTIVSYDLNYRPSLWKSIGGQKRAQEVNREIARHVDVMIGNEEDFTACLGFEVEGVDENISSIDVKAFEKMIEKAVKTFPNFRVTATTLRAVRSATRNDWSAICWADGKFFQAPNRPDMEILDRVGGGDSFASGLIYGFMKFNDPQQAVEYGAAHGALAMTTPGDTSMASLKEVEALVKGGSARVQR
- a CDS encoding DUF5060 domain-containing protein, which encodes MSHPQSPLLQVVRTIARSLLLPLWVWAVVEAQGAGVQIIPKWGVFEQTLRSSTTYDSPSADCSLQAEFTSPSGETSLIDGFWDGGRTWRLRFKPDQAGNWKYVTRSSDPANSGLRISGQFVCIAPSAETRFSRHGPVVGEPRTGKFQHRDGSPFFWIADTLRIQAIHASHDDLAFYAQTRWHQQFSAVHLSIPAREPGSRSAHAGAQPAISYFQRLDRAISLLNSRDLLCAIRLELPRSVSDSEAAALFRYANARWHAWDVAWIFDQFRVTGSNTLLRAELASHPDVTAILARERLALNAEPWVDGLLVRGTNRNLTNPLIRAQLRLPVLVELTAHENALSASKHRVTADAVRRELWPALLLGSAGGFAYQAQGVAIWDTTAVNKDELPLWQRSLFLPGAKQMRIAAELFDSMEEEHEVRIASPDASSVALAMDSNKTFRAYYCADQDVLELPSETIPDMPGLRWLNPRTGETREAVAVLGSATIKVPAPTAADWILLVRSRPQRQR
- a CDS encoding tetratricopeptide repeat protein; this translates as MNLPIPETFNSLWANLPNRVRIAETTVRAWFGREIADARFYYTRFRAENGDALNQFRFGMLFETGHRVSQSDYEAHKWFLRAAFQGLVDAQAKVSEYHLLGRGVPRNNEEAFRWCRKAAEAGHAPSQAQLARMYAHGIGVERNPKEAKKWVGKAATQSIQIPKALQVELTAC
- a CDS encoding sigma-70 family RNA polymerase sigma factor, with product MERIRHQEPGISENRSAAASSEAEWSEDARLLTQVANGKENALAELYRRRSKLIYSLLARMLDNEIDAQETLQDAFVLIWKRAHRYDGGRSSPLSWMVMLAHGLARDRLRAASRRNRNRAVFEREIVALEIEINTPRPAERDELARACAAALNHLPEEQGRALQLAFYRGWTHEEIAGALNEPLGTVKARIRRALLALRKKLKEYES